In the Algiphilus sp. genome, one interval contains:
- a CDS encoding DNA translocase FtsK 4TM domain-containing protein yields MPQQQRTESARSVPQRLERLSREALLLVLFGFTLSLLLALFSFHPDDPGWSSTGTGEPVRNLFGPVGAWVADVLLSLFGYVALIAAVAAVLLLVRSWRRGHREAEPVDDGEAAPGFAPGVVLRVMAAVFALASAAALCALHTAADPALVPQGAGGIVGAELAGALRDLLNPVGASLLLFIVLAAALPIAAMFSWLALFDRVGSSVLGSMRALGARVARARADRAAARAAAPEPAVAAPAPRAAPSVDAPPADARAATRSRKSRRKAAKSAPAEPREEQLSLAI; encoded by the coding sequence GTGCCACAGCAGCAACGCACCGAGAGCGCGCGTTCCGTGCCGCAGCGACTGGAGCGCCTGTCGCGCGAGGCGCTACTGCTCGTGCTGTTCGGGTTCACGCTGTCGCTGCTCCTGGCGCTGTTCAGCTTCCACCCGGACGACCCCGGCTGGTCTTCGACCGGGACCGGCGAGCCGGTGCGCAATCTGTTCGGTCCGGTGGGGGCGTGGGTCGCCGATGTGCTGCTCTCGCTGTTCGGGTATGTCGCGCTGATCGCGGCGGTGGCGGCGGTGCTGCTGCTGGTGCGGTCGTGGCGACGCGGGCACCGGGAAGCGGAGCCGGTCGACGACGGAGAGGCGGCGCCCGGATTTGCACCCGGCGTCGTGCTGCGCGTCATGGCCGCGGTGTTCGCGCTGGCTTCCGCGGCCGCGCTGTGCGCGCTGCACACGGCGGCCGATCCGGCCCTGGTGCCGCAGGGGGCCGGCGGCATCGTCGGTGCCGAGCTGGCGGGCGCGCTGCGCGACCTGCTGAACCCGGTCGGCGCGAGCCTGCTGCTGTTCATCGTGCTTGCCGCGGCGCTGCCCATCGCGGCCATGTTCTCATGGCTGGCGCTGTTCGACCGGGTCGGCAGCAGCGTGCTCGGCAGCATGCGGGCGCTGGGTGCGCGCGTTGCGCGCGCGCGGGCGGACCGCGCCGCCGCGCGCGCCGCGGCACCCGAGCCGGCGGTGGCCGCGCCGGCACCGCGTGCGGCGCCCAGCGTCGATGCGCCGCCCGCCGACGCCAGGGCCGCGACCCGGAGCCGCAAGTCGCGCCGCAAGGCCGCGAAGAGCGCGCCCGCCGAGCCCCGGGAAGAGCAGCTGTCGCTCGCCATCGA
- a CDS encoding GNAT family N-acetyltransferase gives MPWTQLSGIGEIDATEWDALFDPAYPFTRHAFLAALEDSGSVAPETGWEPAHIVVRDDAGTPIAAAPHYRKHHSYGEFVFDFEWARAAQRIGHDYYPKGLCAIPFTPSAGPRLGARDPTARAALGRALRAAAESEGLSSIHTLFALEADANALREAGFLERQDLQFRFANRGYADFDDYLAALSSARRKKIRRERRRVHEEAGIGFETVPGDTLDHATWERVYALYAHTYHLRGQPPYLTFDFWLRYGAVPGTPVRVVLARHEGRIVACALCVQGGDTLYGRHWGTEADYHSLHFETCYYQGIAYTIDQGLAAFDAGAQGGHKLLRGFEPVITRSMHWLSEPRLHDAVARFLERERAAVSQGRDELAAHSAYRRTAPEPGR, from the coding sequence GTGCCATGGACGCAGCTCAGCGGGATCGGAGAGATCGACGCGACCGAGTGGGACGCGCTCTTCGATCCCGCCTACCCGTTCACGCGCCATGCCTTTCTCGCCGCGCTGGAGGACAGCGGTAGCGTCGCGCCCGAGACCGGCTGGGAGCCCGCGCACATCGTCGTGCGCGATGACGCCGGCACGCCGATAGCGGCAGCGCCGCACTATCGCAAGCATCACTCGTACGGCGAGTTCGTCTTCGACTTCGAGTGGGCGCGCGCCGCTCAGCGGATCGGCCACGACTACTACCCCAAGGGCCTGTGCGCAATTCCCTTCACGCCCAGCGCAGGACCGCGTCTCGGCGCCCGGGACCCGACCGCGCGCGCGGCACTGGGCCGGGCGCTGCGCGCAGCCGCGGAGTCGGAAGGCCTGTCCTCGATCCACACGCTGTTCGCCCTGGAAGCGGATGCGAACGCCCTCCGCGAGGCCGGCTTCCTGGAACGGCAGGATCTCCAGTTCCGCTTCGCGAACCGGGGGTACGCCGACTTCGACGACTATCTCGCCGCGCTGAGCAGCGCCCGCCGCAAGAAGATCCGCCGGGAGCGCCGCCGCGTCCACGAGGAGGCTGGCATCGGCTTCGAGACGGTGCCCGGCGACACCCTCGACCACGCCACCTGGGAGCGCGTCTATGCGCTGTACGCGCACACCTATCATCTGCGCGGACAGCCCCCCTACCTGACCTTCGATTTCTGGCTGCGCTACGGCGCGGTGCCCGGAACGCCGGTGCGGGTGGTGCTGGCGCGGCACGAGGGCCGCATCGTCGCGTGCGCGCTGTGCGTGCAGGGCGGCGACACGCTCTACGGGCGCCACTGGGGCACCGAGGCCGACTACCACAGCCTGCACTTCGAGACCTGCTACTACCAGGGCATCGCGTACACCATCGACCAGGGACTCGCCGCCTTCGATGCCGGCGCGCAGGGCGGGCACAAGCTGCTGCGCGGCTTCGAGCCGGTGATCACGCGCAGCATGCACTGGCTGTCCGAGCCCCGCCTGCACGACGCGGTCGCGCGCTTCCTGGAGCGCGAGCGCGCCGCGGTATCCCAGGGGCGCGACGAGCTCGCGGCGCACTCGGCCTATCGGCGGACCGCGCCAGAACCGGGGCGGTAG